The Anabrus simplex isolate iqAnaSimp1 chromosome 1, ASM4041472v1, whole genome shotgun sequence genome window below encodes:
- the LOC136866443 gene encoding uncharacterized protein isoform X1 → MSLSASNGCTHASGGLKGIKASIVLLATLSKAQQGYGLSYPPQFFYLAPSDAAVVLAQHAGTLVPEPTRKTLPVDAEEGETAQFHSQDGKGRAVFGYLSPDQSRVEERSRDGSVRGAYSYLDPDGRAVKVQYWDNGAGFHSAGNNLPSVLLGLPQPIQDTPEVQLAKEQHLHFYQQTLLHHQQQLEAAGHKEDEFSSNESAHQPKPDIPQSGEAGANNASVQQFLLEQKKHQEQQLKQLEALGTLYDNALTQQSLVQSPQHNTGTLSDSVVVESDNSNVQEDDGTELIRYPNLDKFPQNLYDPTQIHDANRDAVIVESSDSVGGETNSLRTGKSTNIDLVDSDKEASSNVAQSVENSKEEDKTAERTFEKMEDKNILAKGENKIEPVKNQGFFYSFQHPIPIYVQVKTITEDEDKGKSGNVPAESLSHSQQAAYFGAIPVAAVHDFQVPPWQRESFKNAGLPLYTAPIPERNPETNRPFTYSQKAHYFGAIPVAAVHDQQVHPKQQGSFPDHQTSPLYIETSVEDNK, encoded by the exons GCGAGCATCGTTCTTCTGGCTACGCTCTCGAAAGCACAGCAGGGTTATGGGCTATCTTACCCTCCACAGTTCTTCTACTTGGCACCCAGTGACGCTGCTGTAGTTCTGGCACAGCATGCGGGTACTTTAGTGCCGGAACCCACACGTAAAACTCTCCCAGTAGACGCCGAGGAAGGTGAGACGGCCCAGTTTCATTCCCAGGACGGCAAGGGACGTGCTGTGTTCGGCTACCTGTCTCCCGACCAGTCTCGAGTGGAGGAACGGAGCAGGGATGGCAGCGTGAGAGGAGCCTACAGTTATCTCGACCCGGACGGTCGAGCAGTCAAG GTGCAGTACTGGGACAATGGTGCTGGATTCCATTCAGCGGGAAATAATCTACCCTCAGTGCTACTCGGACTACCTCAGCCCATCCAGGATACACCAGAGGTACAATTGGCTAAGGAACAACACTTACATTTTTATCAGCAGACCTTATTGCATCACCAGCAGCAGTTGGAAGCAGCAGGACACAAAGAAGACGAGTTCTCCTCAAACGAATCAGCACACCAACCAAAGCCCGACATCCCTCAAAGTGGCGAAGCAGGCGCGAACAATGCATCCGTTCAGCAGTTCTTACTTGAACAGAAGAAACATCAGGAGCAGCAACTGAAACAGCTTGAGGCTTTAGGCACATTGTATGATAATGCATTAACACAGCAGTCTCTGGTTCAAAGCCCTCAACACAACACCGGTACGTTATCTGACAGTGTGGTGGTTGAGAGCGATAACAGTAATGTACAAGAAGATGATGGTACTGAACTTATCAGGTATCCAAATCTCGACAAGTTTCCTCAGAATCTTTACGACCCAACTCAAATTCATGACGCTAACAGGGATGCTGTTATTGTTGAAAGCTCTGATAGTGTTGGTGGAGAAACCAACAGCTTGAGGACTGGAAAAAGTACCAATATTGATTTGGTAGATAGTGATAAAGAAGCCTCATCCAATGTTGCACAAAGTGTGGAGAACAGCAAAGAGGAAGACAAAACTGCTGAAAGGACCTTTGAAAAAATGGAGGATAAAAATATTCTAGCAAAAGGAGAAAATAAAATAGAACCAGTTAAAAACCAAGGATTCTTCTACAGCTTTCAGCATCCAATTCCCATTTACGTTCAAGTGAAAACTATCacagaagatgaggataaaggtaAATCAGGAAACGTACCGGCTGAGTCTCTGAGTCATTCACAACAGGCGGCTTACTTTGGTGCTATCCCCGTGGCTGCAGTGCATGATTTCCAGGTCCCTCCATGGCAGAGAGAGTCCTTTAAAAATGCTGGTCTGCCCCTATACACCGCTCCCATACCAGAGCGTAATCCAGAAACTAACAGGCCGTTCACGTACTCGCAGAAAGCCCATTACTTTGGGGCCATTCCTGTAGCAGCCGTTCATGACCAGCAAGTGCATCCTAAGCAGCAGGGCTCCTTTCCTGATCACCAGACTTCCCCACTTTACATCGAGACCAGCGTAGAGGACAATAAATAA
- the LOC136866443 gene encoding uncharacterized protein isoform X2: protein MTMGLAIQLASIVLLATLSKAQQGYGLSYPPQFFYLAPSDAAVVLAQHAGTLVPEPTRKTLPVDAEEGETAQFHSQDGKGRAVFGYLSPDQSRVEERSRDGSVRGAYSYLDPDGRAVKVQYWDNGAGFHSAGNNLPSVLLGLPQPIQDTPEVQLAKEQHLHFYQQTLLHHQQQLEAAGHKEDEFSSNESAHQPKPDIPQSGEAGANNASVQQFLLEQKKHQEQQLKQLEALGTLYDNALTQQSLVQSPQHNTGTLSDSVVVESDNSNVQEDDGTELIRYPNLDKFPQNLYDPTQIHDANRDAVIVESSDSVGGETNSLRTGKSTNIDLVDSDKEASSNVAQSVENSKEEDKTAERTFEKMEDKNILAKGENKIEPVKNQGFFYSFQHPIPIYVQVKTITEDEDKGKSGNVPAESLSHSQQAAYFGAIPVAAVHDFQVPPWQRESFKNAGLPLYTAPIPERNPETNRPFTYSQKAHYFGAIPVAAVHDQQVHPKQQGSFPDHQTSPLYIETSVEDNK, encoded by the exons GCGAGCATCGTTCTTCTGGCTACGCTCTCGAAAGCACAGCAGGGTTATGGGCTATCTTACCCTCCACAGTTCTTCTACTTGGCACCCAGTGACGCTGCTGTAGTTCTGGCACAGCATGCGGGTACTTTAGTGCCGGAACCCACACGTAAAACTCTCCCAGTAGACGCCGAGGAAGGTGAGACGGCCCAGTTTCATTCCCAGGACGGCAAGGGACGTGCTGTGTTCGGCTACCTGTCTCCCGACCAGTCTCGAGTGGAGGAACGGAGCAGGGATGGCAGCGTGAGAGGAGCCTACAGTTATCTCGACCCGGACGGTCGAGCAGTCAAG GTGCAGTACTGGGACAATGGTGCTGGATTCCATTCAGCGGGAAATAATCTACCCTCAGTGCTACTCGGACTACCTCAGCCCATCCAGGATACACCAGAGGTACAATTGGCTAAGGAACAACACTTACATTTTTATCAGCAGACCTTATTGCATCACCAGCAGCAGTTGGAAGCAGCAGGACACAAAGAAGACGAGTTCTCCTCAAACGAATCAGCACACCAACCAAAGCCCGACATCCCTCAAAGTGGCGAAGCAGGCGCGAACAATGCATCCGTTCAGCAGTTCTTACTTGAACAGAAGAAACATCAGGAGCAGCAACTGAAACAGCTTGAGGCTTTAGGCACATTGTATGATAATGCATTAACACAGCAGTCTCTGGTTCAAAGCCCTCAACACAACACCGGTACGTTATCTGACAGTGTGGTGGTTGAGAGCGATAACAGTAATGTACAAGAAGATGATGGTACTGAACTTATCAGGTATCCAAATCTCGACAAGTTTCCTCAGAATCTTTACGACCCAACTCAAATTCATGACGCTAACAGGGATGCTGTTATTGTTGAAAGCTCTGATAGTGTTGGTGGAGAAACCAACAGCTTGAGGACTGGAAAAAGTACCAATATTGATTTGGTAGATAGTGATAAAGAAGCCTCATCCAATGTTGCACAAAGTGTGGAGAACAGCAAAGAGGAAGACAAAACTGCTGAAAGGACCTTTGAAAAAATGGAGGATAAAAATATTCTAGCAAAAGGAGAAAATAAAATAGAACCAGTTAAAAACCAAGGATTCTTCTACAGCTTTCAGCATCCAATTCCCATTTACGTTCAAGTGAAAACTATCacagaagatgaggataaaggtaAATCAGGAAACGTACCGGCTGAGTCTCTGAGTCATTCACAACAGGCGGCTTACTTTGGTGCTATCCCCGTGGCTGCAGTGCATGATTTCCAGGTCCCTCCATGGCAGAGAGAGTCCTTTAAAAATGCTGGTCTGCCCCTATACACCGCTCCCATACCAGAGCGTAATCCAGAAACTAACAGGCCGTTCACGTACTCGCAGAAAGCCCATTACTTTGGGGCCATTCCTGTAGCAGCCGTTCATGACCAGCAAGTGCATCCTAAGCAGCAGGGCTCCTTTCCTGATCACCAGACTTCCCCACTTTACATCGAGACCAGCGTAGAGGACAATAAATAA